Proteins co-encoded in one Nothobranchius furzeri strain GRZ-AD chromosome 4, NfurGRZ-RIMD1, whole genome shotgun sequence genomic window:
- the LOC139069741 gene encoding spectrin alpha chain, non-erythrocytic 1-like isoform X3, protein MSDLSAYGSSIQALKEQAQSCRDLKANESRLRDINKVASELESEGLMAEEAPMVQAQQQEHLGSAPGKDEADSNTASPWKTVRLGVQTTANFNSIKVRGSSSLPV, encoded by the exons atgtcggacctgtcggcttacggcagcagcatccaggccctgaaggagcaggcccagtcctgcagg gacctgaaggccaatgagtcccgcctgagggacatcaacaaggtggcatctgaactggagtcagaaggtctgatggctgaggaggctcctatggttcaggctcag caacaagaacatctgggttctgctcctggaaag gatgaagccgactctaacacggcgtcaccctggaag accgtacggttgggcgttcagacgacggctaactttaattccatcaaggtaagaggaagctcttcccttcctgtctga
- the LOC139069741 gene encoding spectrin alpha chain, non-erythrocytic 1-like isoform X2 produces MSDLSAYGSSIQALKEQAQSCRDLKANESRLRDINKVASELESEGLMAEEAPMVQAQQQEHLGSAPGKVRVVLRLHQNQTWCLCYHSFVCLQDEADSNTASPWKVSSFS; encoded by the exons atgtcggacctgtcggcttacggcagcagcatccaggccctgaaggagcaggcccagtcctgcagg gacctgaaggccaatgagtcccgcctgagggacatcaacaaggtggcatctgaactggagtcagaaggtctgatggctgaggaggctcctatggttcaggctcag caacaagaacatctgggttctgctcctggaaaggtgcgtgttgtcctccgcctccaccagaaccagacgtggtgtttatgttaccactcatttgtttgtttacaggatgaagccgactctaacacggcgtcaccctggaaggtgagttcattcagctga
- the LOC139069741 gene encoding spectrin alpha chain, non-erythrocytic 1-like isoform X1 — MSDLSAYGSSIQALKEQAQSCRDLKANESRLRDINKVASELESEGLMAEEAPMVQAQQQEHLGSAPGKVRVVLRLHQNQTWCLCYHSFVCLQDEADSNTASPWKTVRLGVQTTANFNSIKVRGSSSLPV, encoded by the exons atgtcggacctgtcggcttacggcagcagcatccaggccctgaaggagcaggcccagtcctgcagg gacctgaaggccaatgagtcccgcctgagggacatcaacaaggtggcatctgaactggagtcagaaggtctgatggctgaggaggctcctatggttcaggctcag caacaagaacatctgggttctgctcctggaaaggtgcgtgttgtcctccgcctccaccagaaccagacgtggtgtttatgttaccactcatttgtttgtttacaggatgaagccgactctaacacggcgtcaccctggaag accgtacggttgggcgttcagacgacggctaactttaattccatcaaggtaagaggaagctcttcccttcctgtctga